A genomic window from Acinetobacter lwoffii includes:
- a CDS encoding IS701 family transposase, with product MIRRTKHASTATCTLPIYMGFLMTEPNSISCTQLAETYNISHDSVNRFLEREDYTAHDLYQEAIQHIDNNKLIVSIDDTVLDKPYSQHMDLVSYFWSGKHHRSVKGINLITLYATDQHGKNIPINFRIYDKSESKTKNDYFMEMLSEVLDWGAKIQFITGDSWYSSTENLKTIRKHGIRFMFGVDSNRKVSPEKGQWFQLRLLPNFHQGQVVWLKDVGFVQLFKTQLKEQQRFYIVHQDEDDLLSFDGFYELHSSHWKIEQYHRVIKQVCHIEKFQVRRSKLILNHIFSALMAYVEIQKNQFERIFENVYRWQKKLFRPIIKNFIDEFILDKNHLLPQKIYK from the coding sequence GTGATCAGACGAACTAAACATGCTTCTACAGCAACTTGTACATTACCCATTTATATGGGCTTTCTCATGACAGAACCAAACTCTATTAGCTGCACACAACTTGCCGAGACTTATAATATCTCGCATGACAGTGTAAATCGCTTTTTGGAGCGTGAAGACTACACAGCTCACGATCTATATCAAGAAGCAATTCAACACATTGATAATAATAAACTTATAGTCAGTATTGATGATACTGTTTTAGATAAGCCATATAGTCAACATATGGACTTAGTTAGCTATTTTTGGTCAGGTAAACACCACCGATCCGTCAAGGGTATTAATCTCATTACCTTGTATGCGACAGATCAACATGGCAAAAATATTCCAATTAATTTTCGAATTTATGATAAGTCAGAAAGTAAAACCAAGAATGATTACTTTATGGAGATGTTAAGTGAAGTACTCGATTGGGGTGCAAAGATTCAATTCATTACAGGTGATAGTTGGTATTCATCGACTGAAAATCTAAAAACCATAAGAAAACATGGTATTCGATTTATGTTTGGTGTCGACAGTAACCGTAAGGTTTCCCCTGAAAAAGGACAATGGTTTCAACTCCGTTTATTGCCGAATTTTCATCAGGGTCAAGTGGTCTGGCTCAAAGATGTTGGCTTTGTACAATTATTTAAGACTCAGTTAAAAGAACAGCAGAGATTTTATATTGTGCATCAAGATGAAGATGATTTATTGTCCTTTGATGGTTTTTATGAATTACATTCAAGTCATTGGAAAATAGAACAATATCATCGAGTAATTAAACAGGTTTGTCATATTGAAAAGTTTCAAGTAAGACGATCCAAGCTGATTTTGAATCATATTTTCTCAGCCTTGATGGCCTATGTTGAGATACAAAAGAACCAGTTTGAGCGGATCTTTGAAAATGTATATCGTTGGCAGAAGAAATTATTTAGACCAATTATCAAGAACTTTATTGATGAATTTATTCTCGATAAGAATCATCTGCTGCCACAGAAAATCTATAAATAA
- a CDS encoding acetaldehyde dehydrogenase ExaC: MRYADPNTDGSKIQFKAQYDNFIGGEWVAPVKGEYFDNISPVDGKVFTKVPRSSVEDIELALDAAHKAKEQWNRSSPTTRSNILLKIADRLEQNLELLAVAETWDNGKPIRETLAADIPLAIDHFRYFAGCIRAQEGGISEIDEDTIAYHFHEPLGVVGQIIPWNFPILMAAWKLAPALAAGNCIVLKPAEQTPVSILVLAELIQDILPPGVLNIVNGYGVEVGRPLATNPRIAKIAFTGSTAVGQLIMQYATENIIPVTLELGGKSPNLFFADIMDQEDDYLDKALEGFAMFALNQGEICTCPSRALVQESIADEFLARAVERVQRIKTGHPLDTDTMIGAQASQEQQDKILGCIATGREEGAQILTGGEARQEVGQGFYIEPTIFKGSNDMKTFQDEIFGPVLAVTTFKDFDDAIKIANDTIYGLGAGVWSRSAHTSYRAGRAIQAGRVWTNCYHIYPAHAAFGGYKKSGIGRENHRMMLDHYQQTKNLLVSYSTKPAGFF; this comes from the coding sequence ATGCGTTATGCAGACCCCAATACTGACGGTTCAAAAATTCAATTTAAAGCGCAATACGATAATTTCATTGGCGGCGAATGGGTCGCTCCAGTCAAAGGTGAATACTTTGACAACATCTCTCCGGTAGATGGCAAAGTCTTTACCAAAGTGCCGCGCTCTTCTGTAGAAGACATTGAATTGGCCTTAGATGCAGCACACAAAGCCAAAGAACAATGGAACCGGTCATCGCCGACCACCCGCTCCAATATTCTGTTGAAAATTGCAGATCGTCTGGAACAAAATCTGGAACTGTTGGCGGTGGCAGAAACCTGGGACAATGGTAAACCGATCCGTGAAACGCTGGCTGCCGATATTCCACTGGCGATTGACCATTTTCGTTATTTTGCCGGCTGTATCCGGGCTCAGGAAGGCGGCATTTCCGAAATCGACGAAGATACCATTGCTTATCATTTCCATGAGCCGTTGGGCGTCGTGGGTCAGATTATCCCGTGGAATTTCCCGATTCTGATGGCTGCCTGGAAACTCGCGCCAGCCTTGGCTGCAGGTAACTGTATTGTGCTGAAACCTGCGGAACAGACTCCAGTCAGTATTCTGGTGCTGGCTGAATTGATTCAGGACATTTTGCCGCCAGGCGTATTGAATATCGTCAATGGCTATGGAGTCGAAGTCGGCCGTCCACTGGCGACCAATCCACGTATTGCCAAGATTGCCTTTACCGGCTCAACCGCAGTAGGTCAGTTGATCATGCAATATGCGACTGAAAATATTATTCCGGTGACTCTGGAACTTGGCGGTAAGTCACCGAATCTGTTCTTTGCCGACATTATGGATCAGGAAGATGATTATCTGGATAAAGCCCTAGAAGGCTTTGCCATGTTTGCCCTGAACCAGGGTGAAATCTGTACCTGTCCTTCCCGTGCCTTGGTACAGGAAAGCATTGCCGATGAGTTTTTGGCGCGTGCGGTAGAACGGGTACAACGCATTAAAACCGGGCATCCCCTAGATACCGACACCATGATTGGCGCGCAAGCTTCTCAGGAACAGCAGGATAAGATTCTGGGCTGTATTGCCACTGGCCGTGAAGAAGGCGCACAAATCCTGACCGGTGGTGAAGCACGTCAGGAAGTGGGTCAAGGTTTCTATATTGAACCGACCATCTTTAAAGGCAGCAATGACATGAAGACCTTCCAAGATGAAATCTTCGGGCCTGTACTGGCTGTGACCACCTTCAAAGACTTCGATGATGCGATCAAGATCGCCAATGATACGATTTACGGACTCGGTGCCGGTGTCTGGTCACGCTCAGCGCATACCTCTTACCGTGCTGGCCGTGCCATTCAGGCCGGTCGGGTCTGGACCAACTGTTATCACATCTACCCTGCCCATGCGGCTTTCGGTGGCTATAAAAAATCAGGCATTGGACGTGAGAATCACAGAATGATGCTGGATCATTATCAACAAACCAAAAATCTGTTGGTGAGCTATTCAACCAAACCGGCAGGTTTTTTCTAA
- a CDS encoding alpha/beta hydrolase, producing MSELQPLYQLDILGTGYEQAILNFPDDYEGKVVATLIRKKAAQPTKKAVLYIHGFIDYFFQTEMAERFNQHGFDFYALDLRKYGRSILPHQKYYNVYDLAEYDAEITQALDIIAAEGHDAALLCGHSTGGLTTTLYAAHHPQHPLIKALWVNSPFYDFNMNPIKRALGIPQLSRLAKIFPNLKFPSELNKWYATSLHKDLKGEWDFSLDWKKTRYPMVRISFIRAIHEAQKEIHRGVQLDVPVLIMHSHQTLYPKKWGKAAQSSDVILGIKDIQKYAKKIKGDVTVQSIQNGLHDLVLSEQSVRKQVYQQLFQWLHDQGL from the coding sequence ATGAGTGAACTGCAACCGCTTTATCAGCTCGATATTCTGGGGACAGGCTATGAACAAGCGATCTTAAACTTTCCCGATGATTATGAGGGCAAAGTCGTAGCAACCCTGATCCGTAAAAAAGCAGCCCAACCCACAAAAAAAGCAGTTTTATATATTCACGGCTTTATCGATTATTTTTTTCAGACCGAAATGGCAGAGCGCTTTAATCAGCATGGTTTTGATTTTTATGCGCTGGATTTAAGAAAATACGGACGTTCGATTCTGCCGCATCAAAAATATTATAACGTCTATGACTTGGCTGAATATGATGCAGAAATTACCCAGGCACTCGACATTATAGCAGCCGAAGGTCACGATGCTGCCCTGCTCTGTGGTCATTCTACCGGCGGCCTGACCACGACCTTGTATGCGGCACATCATCCGCAGCACCCTTTAATCAAAGCACTTTGGGTCAATAGTCCATTTTATGACTTCAATATGAATCCGATTAAACGTGCGCTTGGCATTCCGCAACTGAGCAGACTGGCCAAAATTTTTCCCAATCTTAAATTTCCAAGCGAGCTGAACAAGTGGTATGCCACCAGCCTGCATAAGGATTTAAAAGGCGAATGGGACTTCAGTCTGGACTGGAAAAAGACCCGCTACCCGATGGTTCGAATCAGTTTTATTCGTGCCATTCATGAGGCACAGAAGGAAATTCATCGCGGTGTTCAGCTCGATGTTCCGGTACTCATCATGCATTCGCATCAGACCTTATACCCTAAAAAATGGGGCAAAGCCGCACAGAGCAGCGATGTAATTCTAGGCATTAAAGACATTCAAAAATATGCCAAAAAAATTAAAGGCGATGTCACGGTTCAAAGTATCCAGAACGGTTTACATGATCTGGTACTTTCAGAGCAATCTGTGCGTAAGCAGGTTTATCAGCAACTGTTTCAGTGGCTGCATGACCAAGGACTTTAG
- a CDS encoding NAD-dependent malic enzyme has product MPRENLNSKRPLYIPYAGNTLLELPLLNKGSAFSEEERRSFNLHGLIPHVTETIEEQSQRSYQQYCAFSSDINKHIYLRNIQDTNETLFYHLIENHLSEMMPIIYTPTVGEACQRFSDIYRRHRGIFISYPDRDQIDQIIHNINKKNVKVIVITDGERILGLGDQGIGGMGIPIGKLALYTACGGISPAYTLPITLDVGTNNQQLLNDPIYMGWREPRISGDEYYAFVETVIRAIQQRWPDALIQFEDFAQKNAMPLLEKYRDRICCFNDDIQGTAAVSVGSLIAASRAAGKQLKDQVVTFLGAGSAGCGIAEQIIKQMVAEGLSDAEARARVFMVDRFGLITENQPNLLDFQRKLAQPLENVESWADAESMISLLDVVKRAKPTVLIGVSGQPGLFTQEVIEAMAENSVQPIIFPLSNPTSRVEAVPADILQWTKGKALIATGSPFAPVNYQGQIHHISQCNNSYIFPGIGLGVVASGAKRVTDNMLMASSNALADCSPKLKDPQADLLPNLDCLQSISKQIALKVALAAIEDGVAPKVSVEELQLAIERNFWTPQYRNYQRITF; this is encoded by the coding sequence ATGCCCAGAGAAAATTTGAACAGTAAACGCCCTTTATATATTCCTTATGCTGGAAATACTCTGCTAGAACTCCCACTACTCAATAAAGGCTCTGCATTTTCTGAAGAAGAGCGTAGAAGCTTTAACTTGCATGGCTTGATTCCTCATGTCACCGAGACGATTGAAGAACAAAGTCAGCGTTCTTATCAGCAGTATTGTGCTTTTAGCAGTGATATTAACAAGCATATTTATTTGCGGAATATTCAGGATACCAATGAGACCCTGTTTTACCATCTGATTGAAAATCACCTCAGTGAGATGATGCCGATTATCTATACCCCGACTGTGGGTGAGGCATGTCAGCGCTTTTCTGATATTTATCGCCGTCATCGTGGGATCTTTATTTCCTATCCTGACCGTGATCAGATCGACCAGATTATTCACAATATCAATAAAAAGAACGTGAAAGTGATTGTGATTACAGATGGTGAGCGCATTTTGGGTCTTGGAGATCAAGGCATCGGTGGTATGGGGATTCCCATTGGAAAACTGGCACTCTACACCGCATGTGGCGGGATCAGTCCGGCCTATACCTTACCGATTACTCTTGATGTCGGTACCAATAATCAGCAGTTGTTAAATGACCCGATTTATATGGGCTGGCGTGAACCACGAATCAGCGGCGATGAATACTATGCTTTTGTCGAGACGGTGATTCGGGCGATTCAACAGCGCTGGCCAGATGCCTTAATTCAGTTTGAAGACTTTGCACAGAAAAATGCCATGCCTTTGCTGGAAAAATATCGTGATCGAATCTGTTGTTTTAATGATGATATTCAGGGCACCGCAGCAGTGTCTGTCGGCAGCCTGATTGCTGCTTCGCGTGCAGCAGGTAAACAGCTCAAAGATCAGGTGGTTACTTTCCTGGGTGCTGGTTCAGCTGGTTGCGGGATTGCAGAACAGATCATTAAGCAAATGGTTGCTGAGGGTTTAAGTGATGCTGAAGCGCGTGCACGCGTGTTTATGGTCGACCGCTTTGGTCTGATCACAGAAAATCAGCCGAATTTACTGGACTTCCAGCGCAAACTGGCACAGCCTCTTGAAAATGTAGAAAGCTGGGCAGATGCTGAGAGCATGATTTCTCTGCTAGATGTAGTTAAGCGTGCCAAACCGACGGTACTGATAGGCGTATCTGGACAGCCAGGTCTATTCACTCAGGAAGTGATTGAAGCCATGGCTGAAAACAGTGTGCAACCGATTATTTTCCCTTTATCCAATCCGACTTCCCGCGTAGAAGCTGTTCCGGCAGATATCTTGCAATGGACCAAGGGCAAAGCGTTGATTGCGACGGGTAGCCCATTTGCACCAGTGAATTATCAGGGGCAGATTCATCATATTTCACAATGCAATAACTCTTATATCTTTCCGGGCATTGGTTTGGGTGTAGTTGCTTCAGGTGCAAAACGTGTCACGGATAATATGCTGATGGCCTCGAGTAATGCCTTGGCGGACTGTTCTCCGAAACTGAAAGATCCTCAGGCAGATTTATTGCCAAATCTGGATTGTTTACAGTCGATTTCGAAGCAGATTGCCTTAAAAGTGGCGCTTGCTGCGATTGAAGATGGGGTAGCACCGAAAGTCAGTGTAGAAGAATTGCAGTTGGCTATTGAACGTAATTTCTGGACACCGCAATACCGTAACTATCAGCGAATTACCTTTTAA
- a CDS encoding dynamin family protein → MSHLIVGNLNLETKILLLLMIKILQKIDDNEYLIHGNFNNVSLKNKIFEFKNEYLKIDKSEMVLAVVGTMKAGKSTTINAIVGSEILPNRNAPMTAIPTLIRHTPTQKIPRLLFSEKAGLPLNKLISELKKAILNKKNAHVLDDLKSDKDLYVTVEKIQQGLKIQTEALGEKEIFSFLVYLNDLVRISPIFGLTFPFDQYQDIDQLPVIEIEFSRLQDAGNTEGKLILLDTPGPNEAGQAHLRPMLQEQLKRASAVLAVMDYTQLKSEADEQVRDDLKSIAGTVKDRMYALVNKFDNCDRNGMQADEVKTFVEGLTDGLIKEDRVYPIAAKLGYLANRARHERDKNGLLPEITDDTAWVEDFYQEAGLRREASRTPEHIAESIDDLWGVSNLSKPLKDIIESSYDNAAFLALEAAVDKLDPNNNELKSIFEFLELISKISVNTDLQVVFNSLDSLTKEINKEMSCSKKISRLYGEEKKSKKNKINKIMSDIRQLHDQVFSKLDSIILFAEQYPLDIYIDKRSLDIYISDSEKIIKKVSSILVNDTHSYDGVRQKMVAELKDMHQNLKWIHEHNSKNILSMNIESQLIEDFSYWQVSFKKLQQQVRLYSSE, encoded by the coding sequence TTGAGTCATTTGATTGTTGGAAATTTAAATTTAGAGACAAAAATTTTATTATTATTAATGATAAAAATTTTACAAAAAATTGATGATAATGAGTATTTGATTCACGGAAATTTTAATAATGTAAGCTTGAAAAATAAGATTTTTGAGTTTAAAAATGAATACCTTAAAATAGATAAATCGGAAATGGTATTGGCAGTTGTTGGTACCATGAAAGCAGGAAAATCTACAACGATCAATGCAATTGTAGGTTCTGAGATATTACCGAATCGTAATGCACCGATGACTGCAATTCCGACATTAATCCGTCATACACCAACTCAAAAAATCCCGCGATTATTATTTTCTGAAAAAGCTGGATTACCACTCAATAAATTAATTAGTGAATTAAAAAAAGCTATTTTAAATAAAAAAAATGCTCATGTACTTGATGATTTAAAGTCAGATAAAGACTTATATGTGACCGTTGAAAAAATTCAGCAAGGGCTGAAAATTCAAACTGAGGCTTTAGGAGAGAAAGAGATTTTTTCTTTCTTGGTTTATTTGAATGATCTTGTCCGTATTTCACCTATATTTGGTTTAACATTCCCATTTGATCAATATCAAGATATTGATCAACTTCCTGTAATCGAAATTGAATTTTCTCGTCTTCAAGATGCAGGAAATACAGAAGGGAAGCTTATTCTTCTAGATACCCCAGGACCAAATGAAGCCGGTCAAGCACATTTACGTCCAATGTTGCAAGAACAGTTGAAAAGAGCATCTGCTGTTTTAGCTGTGATGGATTATACGCAGCTCAAGTCAGAAGCTGATGAACAAGTCCGTGATGACTTAAAGAGCATTGCTGGAACTGTGAAAGATAGGATGTATGCTTTGGTCAATAAGTTTGACAACTGTGACCGTAATGGAATGCAAGCAGATGAAGTCAAAACCTTTGTTGAGGGTTTAACAGACGGTTTAATTAAAGAGGATAGAGTTTATCCAATTGCTGCGAAGTTAGGGTATCTTGCAAATCGTGCACGGCATGAACGAGACAAGAATGGCTTATTGCCTGAAATAACGGATGATACAGCTTGGGTTGAGGATTTCTATCAAGAGGCAGGATTACGCAGAGAGGCATCAAGAACACCAGAGCATATAGCAGAAAGCATTGATGACTTGTGGGGAGTTTCTAATTTAAGTAAGCCGTTAAAAGATATTATTGAGAGTTCATATGACAATGCTGCATTTTTAGCTTTAGAAGCAGCAGTCGATAAGCTAGATCCAAACAATAATGAACTAAAATCTATTTTTGAATTTCTAGAACTAATCTCAAAAATTTCAGTAAATACTGACTTACAGGTAGTATTTAATTCCCTAGATAGTTTGACTAAAGAAATTAATAAAGAAATGAGTTGTTCTAAAAAAATATCACGGCTATATGGTGAAGAGAAAAAAAGTAAGAAAAATAAAATTAATAAAATCATGAGTGATATTAGACAACTGCATGATCAAGTTTTTTCTAAATTAGATTCAATTATATTATTTGCAGAGCAGTATCCATTAGATATTTATATAGATAAAAGAAGCTTAGATATATATATAAGTGATTCTGAGAAAATTATAAAAAAAGTCAGCAGCATATTGGTTAACGATACACATTCTTATGATGGTGTTAGGCAAAAAATGGTGGCCGAGCTAAAAGATATGCATCAAAATTTAAAATGGATACACGAACATAATTCTAAAAATATTCTTTCTATGAATATTGAATCTCAACTGATTGAGGACTTTTCATATTGGCAAGTATCCTTTAAAAAATTGCAACAGCAAGTACGATTATATAGTTCTGAGTAA